A single genomic interval of Spirosoma linguale DSM 74 harbors:
- a CDS encoding Lantibiotic dehydratase domain protein (PFAM: Lantibiotic dehydratase domain protein), whose product MIYLFPYLICRVGGESIDLIQSQQSQVLNDLFNKIISLHADCQEQKQVISIDLLAYLQTQEGVWQKQVHNFRRNLYNDRPIKTEVEAALIGRLSSDLKGKIYTYRETQNIAINSWQLWEETYQNSLMAHRSYLQTLACNETLKQGLALSSPDLVANLDSFTHATPKLFRKRENNTEQSLLKYLTRMVTKTSPFSTFTNIALGRLYDKTNLLYKLEYDHELQIIGHVRLNNHIYKALRDLIWAYKPIFAYVNLRPNPTLRQVSEESQWIYLTNVNNVESFQRLPIQQVPNAVLEILQQEPKLTFGKLMELLGELVDADPDAIETYLRQLIEIGFIELVWPSSGLDPDWDKILILWLDKLATENVPMAMELVQGLNDLRGWANQFSTASSTVRMRILAQAHNNFRALFWDIHKAAGLPVEERRTPEEISNAYREAKREPVNTRLQVGQDVKLKVEKDNEYNLEETDGIFRYQASTVFRLLPKQLFYEDTTTSIEASLSISGLKNWTEQLEKISNFLHGISSLENEQQQMLNFFKSYYPNKLSVPLLTFYEDYYRIVQMPAQVEIRRKNHEKANAISNTKVNDIDRISENVPESINVKGKSILNIINENIYNFCLSQLQNQLLPTTIEMSEADLDSLLSIVTLPTPSRIKTESKAAFVQFFTEDNQLIGVVNSVLSGWGRMFSRFLHILDPDVLATQRIWNEQDADEVILLECVDASYFNANIHPPLMPYELQLPNGHTSLPIQQQIPVSDLHLQLVYNKLQLTHIPTGKPAFCFDLGFQSPTGRSPLFRLATQFTLPEYPSYQRLTSVANTVAAELQPNLGIQQFPRIIYNKQIILQRRYWRVSTKETPQRDPLETDAAYAYKLLQWQQRHKIPNQVFVTINESHSGYQPVGEQARKLTRDDYKPQYIDFTHPLLVLLFEKMMVKAPDSYRIVEMLPGINQMATVADKSLVSECLVQWYTNQPQ is encoded by the coding sequence ATGATTTATCTATTTCCATATTTAATTTGTCGCGTTGGAGGAGAAAGTATTGATTTGATTCAATCTCAACAATCTCAAGTACTTAATGATCTATTTAATAAAATTATTTCTCTGCATGCTGATTGTCAAGAACAGAAGCAGGTTATAAGCATTGATTTACTTGCCTATTTGCAAACTCAAGAGGGGGTTTGGCAGAAGCAAGTACATAATTTTAGGAGAAATCTCTATAATGACCGACCGATTAAAACTGAAGTCGAAGCGGCTTTAATCGGTCGGCTCTCCTCTGATTTGAAAGGTAAAATATATACCTACCGAGAGACACAAAATATTGCTATCAATTCTTGGCAGCTTTGGGAAGAAACGTATCAAAATAGTTTAATGGCTCACAGAAGCTATTTACAGACGTTGGCGTGTAATGAAACTTTGAAGCAAGGATTAGCTTTATCAAGTCCTGATTTAGTAGCTAACTTAGATTCATTTACCCATGCAACACCGAAATTATTTCGAAAACGTGAGAATAATACCGAACAAAGTTTATTGAAATACCTGACTCGGATGGTAACTAAAACATCGCCATTCAGTACATTCACAAATATAGCTCTGGGTCGATTATATGATAAGACTAACTTATTATATAAACTTGAATATGACCATGAATTGCAAATAATAGGACATGTTCGGCTAAACAATCATATTTATAAGGCTCTAAGGGATTTAATATGGGCTTACAAGCCAATTTTTGCTTATGTAAATTTACGCCCTAATCCAACTCTTCGCCAAGTATCGGAAGAAAGTCAATGGATATATCTTACGAATGTGAACAATGTTGAATCATTCCAACGCTTGCCAATACAACAAGTTCCCAATGCGGTTTTAGAAATACTTCAGCAAGAGCCAAAACTTACATTTGGTAAATTAATGGAACTTTTGGGTGAATTAGTCGATGCTGATCCTGATGCAATAGAAACCTATCTGCGGCAATTGATCGAGATTGGGTTTATAGAATTGGTTTGGCCATCTTCAGGACTAGATCCTGATTGGGATAAAATACTCATCTTATGGCTAGATAAACTGGCTACAGAAAATGTACCTATGGCTATGGAATTAGTACAAGGGTTAAATGACTTACGTGGTTGGGCTAATCAGTTTTCTACTGCTTCGTCGACTGTACGAATGCGTATTCTTGCTCAAGCACACAATAATTTTAGGGCGTTATTCTGGGATATTCATAAGGCTGCAGGGTTACCAGTTGAAGAGCGTCGTACACCTGAAGAAATTTCTAATGCCTATCGCGAAGCCAAGAGAGAGCCTGTAAATACTAGATTACAAGTTGGTCAGGATGTAAAACTTAAGGTTGAAAAGGATAATGAATATAATTTAGAGGAAACAGATGGAATATTTCGTTATCAGGCTTCAACTGTATTTCGTTTACTTCCAAAACAATTGTTTTATGAAGATACCACTACATCCATCGAAGCTTCTTTATCTATCAGTGGATTGAAGAATTGGACTGAACAATTGGAAAAGATTTCTAATTTTCTGCATGGGATTTCTTCGTTGGAAAATGAACAACAGCAAATGCTGAATTTTTTCAAATCCTATTATCCAAATAAACTATCAGTTCCGTTATTGACTTTTTACGAGGATTATTACCGCATTGTACAAATGCCTGCTCAGGTAGAGATACGTCGCAAAAATCATGAAAAAGCAAATGCAATTAGCAATACTAAGGTAAATGATATTGACAGAATAAGTGAAAATGTACCTGAATCAATAAATGTTAAGGGTAAGTCTATTCTTAACATTATTAATGAAAATATTTATAATTTCTGTTTGTCTCAATTGCAGAATCAGTTACTTCCAACAACTATCGAAATGTCGGAAGCGGATTTAGATTCCCTCTTATCTATTGTAACTTTGCCTACTCCTTCACGCATCAAAACGGAGTCAAAAGCCGCATTTGTTCAATTCTTCACTGAAGACAATCAATTAATAGGTGTTGTTAATTCAGTGTTAAGTGGCTGGGGACGTATGTTTAGCCGTTTTTTGCATATCCTTGACCCCGATGTACTGGCAACACAACGAATTTGGAATGAGCAAGACGCCGACGAAGTAATTCTTCTTGAATGTGTTGATGCATCTTACTTTAATGCAAATATTCATCCCCCATTGATGCCGTATGAGCTTCAGTTACCTAATGGTCATACCTCATTACCGATTCAACAACAAATACCTGTATCCGATTTGCATTTGCAATTAGTTTACAATAAACTACAGTTAACTCACATACCAACAGGCAAACCGGCCTTTTGTTTCGATTTAGGATTCCAGAGTCCAACCGGACGTTCGCCCTTATTTAGACTTGCGACACAATTTACGTTACCCGAGTATCCAAGCTATCAAAGGCTTACATCTGTAGCTAACACAGTAGCAGCTGAACTCCAGCCAAACTTAGGAATACAGCAGTTTCCGCGAATAATTTATAACAAACAAATTATATTACAGAGACGGTATTGGCGAGTATCTACCAAAGAAACTCCACAACGAGACCCACTTGAAACAGATGCGGCTTACGCATATAAATTACTTCAGTGGCAACAGAGGCATAAAATACCCAATCAAGTATTTGTAACAATTAATGAATCTCATAGCGGATACCAGCCCGTCGGCGAACAGGCTCGTAAGCTTACCCGCGACGACTATAAGCCTCAATATATTGACTTTACACATCCACTTTTAGTGTTGTTATTTGAGAAAATGATGGTCAAAGCTCCTGACAGCTATCGAATAGTAGAAATGTTACCTGGGATTAACCAGATGGCAACGGTTGCAGACAAATCGCTAGTTAGTGAATGCTTAGTTCAATGGTATACTAATCAACCACAATGA
- a CDS encoding hypothetical protein (KEGG: hypothetical protein), with product MLATIENEARFDNVQQLVQALAELKVRLLQFKPDLLPIKLPDDLQIGELQVVYLNLKNALNTYQLSKKVNSYDKQIIGIKQRIRLYSNLQLQLERQKNTRLEDLALAEKILNTSRKLFSDRVIAEVEFTRSQQEYLHVKQQLEAIEISLANNQILIKQFEAQIIDLDVRQLEINERLLTDIKTYHRQLESQLITYQQTYWLEAPIAGRVTLLRFLNNRRYITAGTELITIVPSMQPIYGQAFVPIARSGKVEVGQKVNVKFDNFPYNEFGFVVGYIAAVSSVPRDGVYTVRITFPKGLITNYNKKLLFRQEMTGSADVITADISLFNRVFYQIRSIFVRFS from the coding sequence TTGTTAGCTACGATTGAAAATGAAGCTCGTTTCGATAATGTACAGCAATTGGTTCAAGCTTTGGCAGAGCTAAAAGTAAGGTTACTTCAGTTTAAGCCTGATTTGCTTCCCATTAAACTACCGGATGATTTGCAAATAGGTGAACTTCAAGTTGTATACTTAAACTTAAAGAACGCCTTAAATACGTATCAGCTTTCAAAGAAGGTTAATAGTTACGATAAACAGATAATAGGTATTAAACAGCGCATTCGACTTTATAGCAATCTGCAATTACAATTGGAACGTCAAAAGAATACCCGACTCGAAGATTTAGCATTAGCTGAAAAGATTTTAAACACCAGTCGAAAACTTTTTTCAGATAGAGTTATTGCTGAAGTTGAGTTTACTCGCAGCCAACAAGAGTATCTTCACGTAAAACAGCAGTTAGAAGCTATTGAGATTAGCCTTGCTAATAACCAGATTTTAATAAAACAGTTTGAAGCCCAAATAATTGACCTTGATGTAAGACAGTTGGAGATTAATGAGCGACTACTTACTGATATAAAGACTTACCATCGCCAACTAGAAAGCCAACTAATTACTTATCAACAAACATATTGGTTGGAAGCACCAATAGCAGGGCGGGTTACATTGCTACGTTTCTTGAATAACCGCCGTTATATAACAGCAGGAACTGAACTGATAACGATTGTACCGTCAATGCAGCCAATTTATGGACAAGCATTTGTCCCTATCGCAAGGTCTGGCAAAGTAGAGGTTGGACAAAAGGTCAACGTTAAGTTTGATAATTTTCCATACAATGAGTTTGGCTTTGTCGTAGGATATATTGCAGCAGTGTCATCGGTACCACGCGATGGCGTATACACAGTTCGAATTACGTTTCCCAAAGGCCTTATAACTAATTATAATAAAAAATTATTATTCAGGCAGGAGATGACCGGAAGTGCTGATGTGATAACTGCTGATATTAGTCTATTCAATAGAGTATTTTATCAGATACGCTCCATTTTTGTTCGGTTTTCATAG